The Lysobacter gummosus genome includes a region encoding these proteins:
- a CDS encoding ferredoxin--NADP reductase produces the protein MKQFPLKLVSRRMLAPSVGHYVFLRDDGEPLDYIPGQFIQIHFQYADGTATKRSYSLATIHDHALGPGEEVEIAVSYVPGGAATALFEGLNEGDPVLASGPFGRFCLMPGDANRRYLLIGTGTGVTPYRAMLPQLQTLIRERGIQVVLLFGARTPDELLYGDEFRAFADREPNFRFVPCFSRELPEQPHADVRHGYVQQFLDEFAPDANGDIAYLCGNPNMVDACFEALKGHGLPVPQIRREKYISSK, from the coding sequence ATGAAGCAATTCCCGCTCAAGCTCGTCTCGCGCAGGATGCTGGCGCCCAGCGTCGGCCACTACGTGTTTCTGCGCGACGACGGCGAGCCGCTGGACTACATCCCCGGCCAGTTCATCCAGATCCATTTCCAGTACGCCGACGGCACCGCGACCAAGCGCAGCTATTCGCTGGCGACCATCCACGACCATGCGCTGGGCCCGGGCGAGGAAGTGGAGATCGCGGTCAGCTACGTGCCCGGCGGCGCGGCGACGGCCTTGTTCGAAGGCTTGAACGAGGGCGATCCGGTCCTGGCCAGCGGCCCGTTCGGGCGTTTCTGCCTGATGCCGGGCGACGCCAACCGGCGTTACCTGCTGATCGGCACCGGCACCGGCGTCACCCCGTACCGGGCGATGCTGCCGCAGTTGCAGACCCTGATCCGCGAGCGCGGCATCCAGGTGGTGCTGCTGTTCGGCGCGCGCACCCCGGACGAGCTGCTGTACGGCGACGAGTTCCGCGCCTTCGCCGATCGCGAACCCAACTTCCGCTTCGTCCCGTGCTTCTCGCGCGAGTTGCCCGAGCAGCCGCACGCCGATGTGCGCCATGGCTATGTGCAGCAGTTCCTGGATGAGTTCGCGCCGGACGCGAACGGCGACATCGCTTATCTGTGCGGCAATCCGAACATGGTCGATGCCTGTTTCGAGGCGCTCAAGGGCCATGGGCTGCCGGTGCCGCAGATTCGGCGTGAGAAGTACATTTCGTCCAAGTAA
- a CDS encoding ABC transporter permease, translated as MRRNLVALGTIVRREVARILRIWGQTLVPPAITMTLYFLIFGGLIGSRIGDMGGYTYMEFIVPGLVMMSVIQNSYGNISSSFFGAKFGRHVEELLVSPMPNWVILWGYVAGAVLRGLMVGAIVLLIAMFFTKVRVPHPLVTFTTVLLGATIFSLAGFINAVYAKKFDDVAIVPTFILTPLTYLGGVFYSVKLLPAWAEAATHANPIFYMVNAFRYGLLGSSDVPVLVAYALMLAFVVGLSSLALWLLKRGVGLRS; from the coding sequence ATGCGCCGCAACCTGGTCGCGCTGGGCACCATCGTGCGGCGCGAAGTCGCGCGCATCCTGCGCATCTGGGGCCAGACCCTGGTGCCGCCGGCGATCACCATGACCTTGTACTTCCTGATCTTCGGCGGCCTGATCGGCTCGCGCATCGGCGACATGGGGGGTTACACCTACATGGAGTTCATCGTCCCCGGCCTGGTGATGATGAGCGTGATCCAGAACAGCTACGGCAATATCTCCTCGAGCTTCTTCGGCGCCAAGTTCGGCCGCCATGTCGAGGAACTGCTGGTCAGCCCGATGCCGAACTGGGTGATCCTGTGGGGCTATGTGGCCGGCGCGGTGCTGCGCGGGCTGATGGTCGGCGCGATCGTGCTGCTGATCGCGATGTTCTTCACCAAGGTGCGGGTGCCGCACCCGCTGGTGACCTTCACCACCGTGCTGCTGGGCGCGACGATCTTCTCGCTGGCCGGCTTCATCAACGCGGTGTATGCGAAGAAGTTCGACGACGTCGCCATCGTCCCGACCTTCATCCTGACCCCGCTGACCTACCTGGGCGGCGTGTTCTATTCGGTCAAGCTGCTGCCGGCCTGGGCCGAAGCCGCCACTCACGCCAATCCGATCTTCTACATGGTCAATGCATTCCGCTACGGCCTGCTCGGCAGCAGCGACGTGCCGGTGCTGGTCGCCTATGCGCTGATGCTGGCCTTCGTGGTCGGGCTGTCGTCGCTGGCGCTGTGGCTGCTCAAGCGCGGCGTGGGATTGCGCAGCTGA
- a CDS encoding TatD family hydrolase: MQLIDIGANLTHDSFDPDREAVLQRARDAGVARMVITGASREHSPKALELARQYPGELFATAGVHPHHATEYTAECDAEMRELLSHDEVVAVGECGLDYFRDFSPRPAQRRAFEMQLQTAVDTGKPLFLHQRDAHADFMAMMKNFDGKLGAAVVHCFTGTREELFDYLDQDWYVGITGWLCDERRGLHLRELVKHIPAQRLMIETDAPYLLPRTVKPAPSHRRNEPMYLAHIVEELARDRGEEVAVTAANSSAAASAFFRLPAR, encoded by the coding sequence ATGCAACTGATCGACATCGGCGCCAACCTCACCCACGACAGCTTCGATCCCGACCGCGAGGCGGTGCTGCAGCGCGCGCGCGATGCCGGCGTGGCGCGCATGGTGATCACCGGCGCCAGCCGCGAGCATTCGCCCAAGGCGCTGGAGCTGGCGCGGCAATACCCGGGCGAGCTGTTCGCCACCGCCGGCGTGCATCCGCATCACGCCACCGAATACACCGCCGAGTGCGACGCGGAAATGCGTGAGTTGCTGTCGCACGATGAGGTGGTCGCGGTCGGCGAATGCGGCCTGGATTATTTCCGCGACTTCTCGCCGCGCCCGGCGCAGCGGCGCGCGTTCGAGATGCAGTTGCAGACCGCGGTGGACACCGGCAAGCCGCTGTTCCTGCACCAGCGCGACGCGCATGCCGATTTCATGGCGATGATGAAGAACTTCGACGGCAAGCTCGGCGCGGCGGTGGTGCACTGCTTCACCGGCACGCGCGAGGAGTTGTTCGATTACCTCGATCAGGACTGGTACGTCGGCATCACCGGCTGGCTGTGCGACGAGCGCCGCGGCCTGCACCTGCGCGAGCTGGTCAAGCATATTCCGGCGCAGCGGTTGATGATCGAGACCGACGCGCCGTATCTGCTGCCGCGCACGGTGAAGCCGGCGCCGTCGCACCGGCGCAACGAGCCGATGTACCTGGCGCATATCGTCGAGGAACTCGCCCGCGATCGCGGCGAGGAGGTCGCGGTCACCGCCGCCAACAGCAGCGCGGCGGCGAGCGCGTTCTTCCGCTTGCCGGCGCGCTGA
- a CDS encoding alpha/beta hydrolase: protein MHRFGYAQRPRYAALGLAAAFAVLALAGCSNSGTPAAASGGAGKTAAVKRHYGRIVFDPCTLSSAYAAGTIAAQCATFKVPENHAAPNGRTIDLHIAWLPPTDESAVDDDPVFFLAGGPGQAATESWPLVDGAFREVRKHRSIVLVDQRGTGRSTPLTCRDAAGDSDGSQSEQAMLDHSVAAVERCAKSLKVDARYFTTTDAIADLDLVRTAIGAAKIDLVGVSYGTRVAQQYAGRYPQHTRAVVLDGVAPNELVLGSEHARNLDSALAAQFKLCQQTPACRARFGGEPREQLRRLMARLQAAPVEVDYRDPSTGEQLREKVTSGHVAMLTRMFSYAPEAASLLPLMLNEADQGRYAPLMSLSKMLGNQLSEELNYGMQLSVTCAEDADLFVADPADADTVLGDAMTKVLQAQCKVWPTGQRPKDFHAPFASPLPVLLLSGELDPVTPPRYGEQVLKHLPNGRHLILRGQGHGALRIGCTPKLLGQFIETANAKQLDARCLDALGYVPPFVSFNGWEP from the coding sequence ATGCATCGATTCGGATACGCACAACGGCCGCGCTACGCGGCCTTGGGATTGGCCGCGGCCTTCGCGGTACTGGCTTTGGCCGGTTGCAGTAACAGCGGTACGCCGGCCGCGGCGAGCGGCGGCGCCGGCAAGACCGCGGCGGTCAAACGCCACTACGGCCGCATCGTGTTCGACCCGTGCACGCTGTCCTCGGCCTACGCCGCCGGCACCATCGCCGCCCAGTGCGCGACCTTCAAGGTCCCGGAAAACCACGCCGCGCCGAACGGACGCACGATCGACCTGCATATCGCCTGGCTGCCGCCCACCGATGAGAGCGCGGTCGACGACGATCCGGTGTTCTTCCTCGCCGGCGGCCCCGGCCAGGCCGCGACCGAGTCGTGGCCGCTGGTCGATGGCGCCTTCCGCGAAGTGCGCAAGCACCGCAGCATCGTCCTGGTCGACCAGCGCGGCACCGGCCGGTCCACGCCGCTGACCTGCCGCGACGCGGCCGGCGACAGCGACGGCAGCCAGAGCGAGCAGGCCATGCTCGACCACTCGGTCGCCGCGGTCGAACGCTGCGCCAAGTCGCTGAAGGTCGATGCCCGCTACTTCACCACCACCGACGCCATCGCCGACCTTGACCTCGTGCGCACGGCGATCGGCGCGGCCAAGATCGACCTGGTCGGCGTCTCCTACGGCACCCGCGTCGCCCAGCAGTACGCCGGCCGTTATCCGCAGCACACCCGCGCGGTCGTGCTCGACGGCGTGGCGCCGAACGAACTGGTGCTGGGCAGCGAGCACGCGCGCAATCTGGATTCGGCGCTGGCCGCGCAGTTCAAGCTGTGCCAGCAGACCCCGGCCTGCCGCGCGCGCTTCGGCGGCGAGCCGCGCGAACAGTTGCGCCGGCTGATGGCGCGCCTGCAGGCCGCGCCGGTCGAGGTCGACTACCGCGACCCCAGCACCGGCGAACAGCTGCGCGAGAAGGTCACCTCCGGCCACGTGGCGATGCTCACGCGCATGTTCTCCTACGCACCGGAAGCGGCCTCGCTGCTGCCGCTGATGCTCAACGAAGCCGACCAGGGCCGCTACGCGCCGCTGATGTCGCTGTCGAAGATGCTCGGCAACCAGCTCAGCGAAGAACTCAACTACGGCATGCAGCTGTCGGTGACCTGCGCCGAGGACGCGGACCTGTTCGTCGCCGATCCGGCCGACGCCGACACCGTGCTGGGCGATGCGATGACCAAGGTGCTGCAGGCGCAGTGCAAGGTCTGGCCGACCGGTCAGCGGCCGAAGGATTTCCACGCGCCGTTCGCCTCGCCCTTGCCGGTGCTGCTGCTGTCGGGCGAACTCGATCCGGTCACCCCGCCGCGCTACGGCGAGCAAGTGCTCAAGCACCTGCCCAACGGCCGCCACCTGATCCTCCGCGGCCAGGGCCACGGCGCCCTGCGCATCGGCTGCACGCCCAAGCTGCTGGGACAGTTCATCGAAACCGCCAACGCCAAGCAGCTCGACGCGCGCTGCCTGGACGCGCTGGGCTACGTGCCGCCGTTCGTTTCGTTCAATGGGTGGGAGCCCTGA
- a CDS encoding ABC transporter permease, with amino-acid sequence MKTGTFAAMWSVIRKELRDISRDRRTLAITLLMGPLLYPLLMLGMGSLAENRARTQLDTALRVPVRGAEHAPNLIKFLATQNIVAIAAPIDLDAAIQSQDSDVGLIISKDYAQDWKDGQPALVEIVQDSTRRDAEIPSRRVRAALEGYSRQVGALRLLARGISANIVQPVNVGDRDVATPEAKRGLVLSALLPYLLIMTSFIGGAYLIIDATAGERERQSLEPLLATPAPRGAIVSGKIAAACILGLFSLLLTLLAFKLSAQMTSGIGRMLDVGLPAIGKMLLILMPMSFIGTALLTYLSAAAKSLKEAQSHITWLMLMPLIPTFVLMVNPLKTQLWQFTVPFLAQNQLLLKVIRGEAISGQTWAVYLATAFGLAALLWFAAVRRYHNEQLAISG; translated from the coding sequence ATGAAGACCGGTACTTTCGCCGCCATGTGGTCGGTGATCCGCAAGGAACTGCGCGACATCTCGCGCGACCGCCGCACCCTGGCCATCACCCTGCTGATGGGCCCGCTGCTGTATCCGCTGCTGATGCTGGGCATGGGCTCGCTGGCCGAGAACCGCGCCCGCACCCAACTCGACACCGCGCTGCGGGTGCCGGTGCGCGGCGCCGAGCACGCGCCGAACCTGATCAAGTTCCTGGCCACGCAGAACATCGTCGCCATTGCCGCACCGATAGATCTCGACGCGGCGATCCAGAGCCAGGACAGCGACGTCGGCCTGATCATCAGCAAGGACTACGCCCAGGATTGGAAGGACGGCCAGCCGGCGCTGGTGGAAATCGTCCAGGACAGCACCCGCCGCGACGCCGAAATCCCCAGCCGGCGCGTGCGCGCGGCGCTGGAGGGCTACAGCCGCCAGGTCGGCGCGCTGCGGCTGCTGGCACGCGGGATCTCGGCCAACATCGTCCAGCCGGTCAACGTCGGCGATCGCGACGTCGCCACGCCCGAGGCCAAGCGCGGCCTGGTGCTGTCGGCGCTGCTGCCGTACCTGCTGATCATGACCTCCTTCATCGGCGGCGCGTACCTGATCATCGACGCCACCGCCGGCGAGCGCGAACGCCAGTCGCTGGAGCCGCTGCTGGCCACGCCGGCGCCGCGCGGGGCGATCGTCAGCGGCAAGATCGCCGCGGCCTGCATCCTGGGATTGTTCTCGCTGCTGCTGACCCTGCTCGCGTTCAAGCTCAGCGCGCAGATGACCTCCGGCATCGGCCGCATGCTCGACGTCGGCCTGCCGGCGATCGGCAAGATGCTGCTGATCCTGATGCCGATGTCGTTCATCGGCACCGCCCTGCTGACCTACCTGTCGGCCGCGGCCAAGAGCCTGAAGGAAGCGCAGAGCCACATCACCTGGCTGATGTTGATGCCGCTGATCCCGACCTTCGTGTTGATGGTCAATCCGCTCAAGACCCAGCTATGGCAGTTCACGGTGCCGTTCCTGGCCCAGAACCAGCTGCTGTTGAAGGTGATCCGCGGCGAAGCGATCTCCGGCCAGACCTGGGCGGTGTATCTGGCCACCGCGTTCGGGCTGGCGGCGCTGCTGTGGTTCGCGGCGGTGCGGCGTTATCACAACGAGCAGTTGGCGATTTCCGGCTGA
- a CDS encoding ATP-binding cassette domain-containing protein, whose protein sequence is MITAHDLHKSFKTKTGLVQAVQGVDFEARDGEITGLLGPNGAGKTTTLRMLYTLMQPDRGEVRVDGMDAAKQAAAVRRALGVLPDARGVYKRLTARENIAYFGELHGMSRAQIDQRTRALSQALDMDDILDRQTEGFSQGQRTKTAIARALVHDPRNVILDEPTNGLDVMTTRAMRGFLRGLREEGRCVIFSSHIMQEVAALCDRIVIIAKGQVVAAGTADELRAHTGEDNLEDAFVKAIGSDEGLHA, encoded by the coding sequence ATGATCACCGCCCACGATCTGCATAAATCCTTCAAGACCAAGACCGGCCTGGTGCAGGCCGTGCAAGGGGTCGATTTCGAAGCCCGCGACGGCGAGATCACCGGCTTGCTCGGGCCCAACGGCGCCGGCAAGACCACCACGCTGCGCATGCTCTACACGCTGATGCAGCCCGACCGCGGCGAAGTGCGCGTCGATGGCATGGACGCGGCCAAGCAGGCGGCCGCGGTGCGGCGCGCGCTGGGCGTGCTGCCCGATGCGCGCGGCGTCTACAAGCGCCTGACCGCGCGCGAGAACATCGCCTACTTCGGCGAGCTGCACGGCATGAGCCGCGCCCAGATCGATCAGCGCACCCGCGCGCTGTCGCAGGCGCTGGACATGGACGACATCCTCGACCGCCAGACCGAGGGCTTCTCGCAAGGCCAGCGCACCAAGACCGCGATCGCGCGCGCGCTGGTGCACGACCCGCGCAACGTGATCCTGGACGAACCCACCAACGGCCTGGACGTGATGACCACGCGGGCGATGCGCGGCTTCCTGCGCGGCCTGCGCGAGGAAGGGCGCTGTGTGATCTTCTCCAGCCACATCATGCAAGAGGTGGCCGCGCTGTGCGATCGCATCGTGATCATCGCCAAGGGCCAGGTGGTCGCCGCCGGCACCGCCGATGAACTGCGCGCGCACACCGGCGAAGACAATCTGGAAGACGCCTTCGTCAAGGCGATCGGCAGCGACGAGGGACTGCACGCATGA
- a CDS encoding ABC transporter ATP-binding protein: MTQPTAPATGPGSATAHSGAPASASVPALCVRDLRKTYDNKVQALKGVSLNVAPGDFFALLGPNGAGKSTLIGIVSSLVNLSEGSVEIFGTDLTRNRSEAMRLIGLVPQELNFNMFEKPLDILVNYAGFYGVPRAVALQRAEEELKRAQLWEKATMMSRTLSGGMKRRLMIARAMMTRPRLLILDEPTAGVDIEIRRGMWKTLREINAAGTTIILTTHYLEEAENLCRNLAIIDQGRIVQQGPMRALLAMLDVEGFLLDIDGSLPATLPAIEGATILATDDHTLDLEMPRAMDLNRVFAALGEAGIRVRSMRTKSNRLEELFVRMINQPSEPTPATTETAA; the protein is encoded by the coding sequence ATGACCCAGCCAACGGCCCCCGCCACGGGACCCGGTTCGGCAACGGCGCACTCCGGTGCCCCCGCGTCCGCTTCGGTGCCCGCCTTGTGTGTGCGCGACCTGCGCAAGACCTACGACAACAAAGTTCAGGCGCTCAAGGGCGTGTCCCTGAACGTCGCCCCGGGCGACTTCTTCGCCCTGCTCGGCCCCAACGGCGCCGGCAAGTCCACCCTGATCGGCATCGTCAGCTCGCTGGTGAATCTCAGCGAAGGCTCGGTGGAGATCTTCGGCACCGACCTGACCCGCAACCGCAGCGAAGCGATGCGCCTGATCGGCCTGGTGCCGCAGGAGCTCAACTTCAACATGTTCGAGAAGCCGCTCGACATCCTGGTCAACTACGCCGGCTTCTACGGCGTGCCGCGCGCGGTCGCGCTGCAGCGCGCCGAGGAAGAGCTCAAGCGCGCCCAGCTGTGGGAAAAGGCCACGATGATGAGCCGCACGCTGTCGGGCGGCATGAAGCGCCGGCTGATGATCGCGCGCGCCATGATGACCCGCCCGCGCCTGCTGATCCTGGACGAACCCACCGCCGGCGTGGACATCGAAATCCGCCGCGGCATGTGGAAGACCCTGCGCGAGATCAACGCCGCCGGCACCACCATCATCCTGACCACGCACTACCTGGAAGAAGCCGAGAACCTGTGCCGCAACCTGGCGATCATCGACCAGGGCCGCATCGTCCAGCAGGGCCCGATGCGCGCGCTGCTGGCGATGCTGGACGTGGAAGGCTTCCTGCTCGACATCGACGGCAGCCTGCCGGCGACGCTGCCGGCGATCGAAGGCGCGACCATCCTGGCCACCGACGACCACACCCTGGATCTGGAGATGCCGCGCGCGATGGATCTCAACCGCGTATTCGCCGCGCTCGGCGAAGCCGGCATCCGCGTGCGCTCGATGCGCACCAAGTCCAACCGACTGGAAGAACTGTTCGTGCGCATGATCAACCAGCCGTCCGAACCCACCCCCGCAACGACGGAGACCGCCGCATGA